The genomic window GTGATCTTAGCTTCTCAGTGTTAAAAGGAAACTTGGACAAATTTTCAGGCCAAAGTAAAAGATACCGCCTCCCTGGAAAGAAACACGCAAGTGTACctaggctttggagtcagagagctGTGGGTTCAGTTCTTAGCTGCCGCGtacaagctgtgtggccttggacaaatcactCTGTCTTCCTGAGCCCTAATAAAGGGCACACAGTAAAGGTATCTAAAACAACTTCCTGCAGGTATTTAAAGATGAGTGACAAAAAGTGACTAACTTTTCTTGTCCCCCTCCTTCCTTTGTGTCCCCTTCCCCCCACACTTCTGGCTCCAGGAATCCTGACCTCTGTGAAGAGATGCTGGCATTTCTGGTCCAACCCAAGCCAGAGAACCGTTAAGAAGGGGCCTTCATTCTGAATTCTCTGACTCAACACCGACGTCCCAGCTGCGACATACTGTCACTGATGAGAGACTGGGAAAggaaaagcatatatatatatagatatatatagatatagatatatatacaggAAACACCGCGTCCTTGCactgctgctggggctggccGAGCATTCGGCTGACAGCAACAACCAACATCTGAACACCTACATTTCCTTTGCAGACAAATTGAAGAATTGGTgggatttttcaggaaaaaaaaagtataacgACAATAATCCTTTGCTCCCCCCTTTGAAGCCCTGCAGAACAACGAGAGCAAGCCAGACCGCGATGATTGTAGAAGTACCATGAGACCTTGGTTCTGCACGTTACATTTAGTTGGATGAGCATTCCATTTGTTCTTCTCCAGCATCTGTTGCCCACTCGAATGCAAAGGAAAACACTTTTGCAGCAAAGCAAGAGAAGTCGCAGCAGTAAAACACACACCGTCAACCGTTTTccgagaaagaaagaaaattccccacttggaaaggaggaggaggaacactggattattattttttgggTCTTGACACTGGGCTGCAAAatccaccttccttccttccgcctcccctcccccttgaCTCTCACACGTCTTGTCGTCATTTTCTGTCTTggttccctcttccctctcctgcacCCCACACCCCTTACCCTCTGTATCCTGGCCCTGCTGAGGGCCACTGCAGATGACTGTCATTTGAAacgagaaagagaaaagaaaacgagAACAGAAAAGCAAGCCACAGGAAGGGAAGTAGACATTGTATGTTTATGGGTTCTCATTATGAAGGTGCAGCTTGTAGGAGATTTGTATGGATGTGCTTTTAAgttatgtatattacatataacaggaaacaaatattgaaataaaCAGTGCTGGTAAGTATGaagctgacattttaaaattataactatCTGACTGTGATTGATGTATCCCAAGGTTTCTAGATCTCACTGAACCGACCCAGCCAAGGAGACCAGGACTCTGGCTGTGGGTGGCTCACAGTAGGAGCTGACAGTTCAGTGTAGTAATACAGTGTGTGGTGTTTGTAATTGGTTGATTGGTGGGGAGAGGCGGGGACCCCCCATGCAGAGGCAGGGGTTTGGCAAGAAGGAAGCAACACAGATGTAGTCTGAGATGCCTTCTCCCCCTGGGCAGTAGCAACCAGGGCCTGGTCTGTGCTCAGACATGGGGTCCAGAGTAGGATTCTGCTGCAGAAATCCCCTGACTCAGTCCCCCTTCCTCCCTAGGGGACTCgcctcattctctttttttgccaCATCTTGCCTTTCCCTGACTGCATTGTGACAACTAACTTCCAATCCGAAGGGAGCTGACACCCCTGGCTGCCGTAGAGGATGGTGGATTTAACCTGGCTGTCCGAAAATTCCTAGCTGTCTTTTCCTTTACTTCCCGTATTCTGTCTGAatcattctcttcttcctgggccAAAGCAGCCATGGTAGAGACGGTgaacacagggcaggccctgataGGTCAGAACTGTATTCCCAAAGGCTTTGCCTGTCCCAGAACAAGCTAAGGGTGAAAGGTAGTGTTGCTCAGTCTCCATCTATGTATAAGACCCTCGCTTTGGAGACCTCCCCTTCAGTCAGCATCCAAGCCTGTGCCCTCAGAGTCCCAGAAATTGACTCAAGACCACAGAAGCCCTTGGAGAAGACCCCAACAAAAGCTTGGCATTGACCTCTGGCACACATGGGCTTCCCTGCCACAAGCCACTTCCCTGAGCTCAATGAGTCCCTTTCTGAGGGAGTTCGGCCCCATTGCACTTTAATTTCTCAGTTCCGTCTCACCTCCCTAGGCCTGCTTCTAAAGCAGTCaataaattcattcaacaaatgtttattgagtacctacttgTAGCAGTCACTATTCTTGGGCTGAAGAGAGagtgtgaggggtggggagggacctgGGAAGTCCCCTGAGCCAGCCTTACATCTCCAATTACAGCTGGCCCCTCTGAGAGCATTTCCATATTCTCTCCAATGTATTGGACGTTGCCCGGGGATGCCTCCCAGACGGCCCCAGCTTGCATATCAGTTACCCTAGGGATGGATATGCTTAGCTGGCTAACCTGAGGCAGGACAAGAAACCAGAAAAGTGTTTGCCTCTGTGGGCAAAAATGGAATGGAGAGCGGGCAGAAACAGGCCTGCACCTGGGGCTCAGCTAGCACAGTCAGCCACACCCCCTGGAGCAGGCTGCTGGCCCACTCCAACTTCCCCTGAGTGTGACAGCACGCTTTCCACGCACCAGGTTCCTTTTACAATCCTGGTAGAGAAGCCACAAAACCTCTTTCCTGCCCTTCTCAACTTGAGAACCCCATTCTTTCTGGGCCAAGAGCTGAAGTGGATCCGCCCGCTCTGGCCCCCAGAAATTTGTCTCAGGCACCCCTGTCCTTGCAGGAACCAGGTGTCCTGAACACACTGGATGCACCTCAGAGGGAGAATATTTGTTCTGGGTTCTGCACCTGCCTACAGACCCTGGGTGTGTGGCCCCAGGGCAGGGATGAAGCGACCAGGCTTAGCTTGTGGGCCAGGATTTGTGCAGATCTCCATCCCACGGGTGCTCTGACCTTCCTTCCATAGAGAGGCAGGCAGTGCcaccagggaggaggggagctgcaACTGAAATCTAGGGCACTgtttcctccccatcctccttttCATAGAGAATATAGAAGTTTGTCTTCTCTGTCTTCaacctacttttccttttttacatttCTCGTCCTTTCTGTGCCGCCTCTCCACCCAGGAGACCATGTAGCATAGTGGAAAAATTCCTGGAGGGCAGTCAGGAATTCTGGGTGGCCATCCTGGCTCAGCCCCTAACATACCATGTGACATTGGGCTAGTCTCATCCCCccttttgggcctcagtttccccacttgcaAAATGAACAGGATAAAGCAGATGCTCTCCAGGGTTTTTTTCCACTCTGCCATCCTAcatatctttgttttctcttattttgcttTCTTGGGATCTTTTCCATCTGAGGGTACAGGAAGTGCCAGGACCTGTTTCAGTTTTTGAATCTTGCAAGCACATTCCAAGACTGGCCTGAAATTGCATGAGCAACATcactctaaatatttttttttttcaaaagcaccTTACCAACCAACTGCGATGCTGTCCTGTTCCTTTTTACTCacacccctctctcctctctggtcccCACGCTCCCCCACCTCAGTGCTCTGTGCTGTATGCGTGTGCTCTCTGTTCTTGTATActcaataaaagtgaaataaatgtgTTTGATGCTGAACCACAAACTGCCTTGGTGTCTCTCTCTGACCTTGGCTACTGGTACAACTTGGAATTACAAGAGGGGCTAAAACTGAGGTAAAGAGATCCCAACCTAGAACACTTATTCACCAAAGATTTGCAGCTCCCAATGTGGTCCAAGTCTTGCATTAAGGCTTTGTAGGTACAACAGCAAAtaagacaaagtccctgccctccagaAACTCACAGACCAGTGGAGGAAACAGATGACAAAAGAGGCAAGCAGTCAAGAGAATTCCAGAGTGATGAGCACCAGAAAGGAAATGCACAAGGGGAGGGGATGGTCACTGAAGGAGACCACTGTAAATCAGGTGGCGGTTTAtggcctccctgaggaggtgattTTTGAGCTGATGAAGAGAAAGATCCAGTAAGGTGAAGAACTTGGgcaagagcattctaggcagaaggaacgGTAAGCATGTGAGCTCCAGGACACAGAGGAGCTTGGTGTGTAGAGGAACAACATGAAGGAAGGAGGAACAATGTGATCTGTCTTCCCCTTCCGGAAAGAAGAGCACCTACATTGGGTCTCTGCCTACAGCCCCCTCCACGGGAGCCTGGTGGGTAATCCTCAACTTCAGCCTTTGCCAAGTACCTTCACATATGTTGCCATATCCCCACGCATGCCACCTATCCCATTATTgacatcatttttctttaaattgactcTGTAAAACacaagtttatttaaaaaggaaatggaaaactagtGTCGCTTGCCAAAGAAAGGGGGTCTtcataaaaacaaatgcaaacattaaaattaaaaaccaatgATCTATGTAAAACTTAAGCTCATCCCTTGGACTACGTGAGGTGCATGTACCacactttcctttttattctacTAAGCAACTCGCCTTAGACCACCTTTCTTTATTGCCCAAAATCTTACACGTGAGAACCACTGCTAATAATGtgcattttcttccagtctttttctaCATATATGTATCTTTTCAGAGGTGAAGTCACCTTGTTGTACGTACCATTCTAAgtgctttttaaaacaaatcctgaGCATTTCCCTGTAATTTCGTATTAGAAATTCATATAgaaattcaatattttctttttaaaggtaatttATTAAATGATACAAAATGCTGTGCAGTGAAAGCCATTCCTCAACCCTCTCCAGACTCCTGTCCACTGTCAGAGGCAATTGCTTCCGGAAGCTTTGTGATCCTTCCCTGAATTTTCCCTGTAGGTTTCCTGTAGCTAGCTCATGCCTGGGGTTCTGGAATAGGACTTGGTTTGCAAACATTGGGTACCCACACACCCTGGATCTGCATCTCTGTCTCCCATAAATACAGAGCTGAGATGTTTGGGAGTAACCTAAGGCTGGTTcatctagatcagtggttctcaactggaggattttgtcccccagggaacACTTAGCAATGTCTAGAAGTATTTTTGGTTGTCTCAATTGAGAGGTGCTGCTGGCATTTagcaggtagaggccagggatgctgctaaacatcctacaatgcatggGGCAGCCCTCTACAACAATGAATTACCTGGCCTCAAGCGTCAATAgtaccaaggttgagaaaccgAATCTGGATGGACATTCAGCCCACCAGGTGCAGTTCCTGGGCCACCATCTACAGCTTCTGTGCTGTAGTCCATAGTTCAGTCCCCTGGAGTCTCTGAGAAGATGGTGAGCCCAGCTGGAACAGAGAGCTCTGAAACCTGACCACAGAGCTGAGGGCACgatggggaggggtggagagggagCTGAGCTTCATGCAGGAAATGGAACTGACACAAGAGGCTGAGATTGACACGCATGACTGTGACTGATGGAGGCCGTCTCTGGTTAATCCTGCAGCAGCTCATTGTGATTAACCATGACTGCAGGGCCTGGTCTAGTCTGTAACCCACTAACAGATGAATTTTGACTGAGACAGATTGGCATGTCCAGCTGTCCCTGAGGAAGTGTGACAGACAAGCTaaggagcagcagcacagggaGAAAAACAGCCAGTCAGGCCTTGGTTTGGATTCTAACTCCACCACTCTTTGCCTGTGTAACCTCGCTGAGcgtcagttttctcttctgtatgtTGGGAATACTACTGCCTACTTATGAGGGTTAGTGTAAGGATTAGAAATCATATACCAGTGTGGCCTGCCCTATGGATTTTAGACATGCTTAGCCAGCCCTCacaatcacataagccaattccttgcaataaataTCTTATATATCTCCTGTTGGCTCTGCTTCTTTGCtagaaccctgactgatagaaCCATCCAGCACAGGGCTAGGCCCAAAAATAGAAGCCATTTATTAATACCAAATTACTGCcattaattaaatgaataatatatatacTGAGCTgagcctttgtgcctggctttGTGTTAGGTTCCAGGGAAACGATGGAGAACAAGGTAGACTTCCCTCCCTCCGGGTGCATTTATAGCCTGACTGAGAGATCATACTAGGCCTGGGCTGCCAGAGAACACTGGGTGATGGTGGCTGGAGGGACTAATGTGTGACTTCGGCTGCTGAGTCTGGTTCTCTCTGGGCTGGGGACTGGGTTTCAGAGGCTCTCCCCTAGGGCTGAGAGTTGTTGGAAGCCGGGACCGGGTGATAACGGGCCAGCTGTGATACTTTCACTCGGATAGAGACTGGCTGACCAGGACCATGACTGAGCATCTGACTGTGGCTACTGGGCAGCCAAGACCTTGACCCCAGCTTCAGTGACCGTGACTGATTGAGACCCAAGAACCATGGCTGGTGGATATGTTTCTGGAGCTGGATATAAAAATGCATCATTTGATGAAAGTTGTTATCCACGGTTCAGGAACTAAAACGAATAACTGAAAGTAGCAAGACGCAACATTTGACGGAGCGGAACCTGCAGGCAGGGACCGTTCCTCCCGCGACCGAGAACTCTGCCGGGCTGCTTTCTTCGTCGCTCCCGTCCGGCGCCTGAGTCGGAGAACTTCCGGTGCGCTTCCGTGGTTGCTGAGCGTGGGGCAAGACCGAAGTCGGTGAGTGCGGCTTCCTGCCCGCTTTTAACTCCTCTGGTTTCGTTGTCGGTGTGGCCCAGCTGCCGCTCTTTCTGGCTCGGGAACACGGAGTGCCCTGAACTAGGACACCTCTCTGGGCGGGCCGCCTCCCGGTCTGTGCGCCGGCGGTGGGACCCTGGTGTCTCTGCAGGCCTTTCGCGCTGAGAAACCGTCACCAGAGACACCGTGGCGAGGACTTCCAAGGGCACCCGGGGTAACTTCGCTTCTCTCCTAACTTTAGACCTTGGGGGCTGGAGACCTTGGCTCCGCTTGACCTGGTTTTGTCCTACTCTCTGTAACTTTGGGTGAGGTGTTTCCCCGAACCGGGCCTTTGTCATCTCCGAAAGGGATATCACGCTTTTGTTATAGAAATGGTTATCAAGCGTCTGATATGTGCTAGAGATACAGAAAGACTCAATTCTCGTGGAGGTGACAGCCTTCTGTTAAACACGTAAAATCCGTGATAAGTGCGATGGAAAGGTCCAGGGCCCCCTGAGAGTGTATCACAGGAGACTTGACCCAGCCCCAGGTCCAGGAGCCTTACTGAGCAAGTGAATATGGAGCTGAGATCAGAATACTGATTTgacaaagaggagagggaaaagtTTTCTATCCAGGAGAGCCTCCTGTTTGAGGGTGAGAAAGAGGCTAGTGTGGTTGGAACACAGCTTATGGGGGGAGCAGTGTATGAAACAAGCTGGAGGAGTTGCCAGGGGAAAGCCCACTTAGGGCTTGTAGGTCATGGGAAGAATTTTGGTTTTCCAAGAGCAGCCTGGGAAGCGGCTTATAACCCCCCTGTGGGGGTAGTAAGTGCGAGTGGTGACATGCTTAGATTGGGACTTTGAAAAGGTCACTTCAGTTATtggatggagaatggattggagaggCAAACCCTCTCTGGGTGAGGGATGTGGTAGCTTGGATTAAGGCGGTGGCGGAGAGAAGTGGATGGATGTGACTTTCCGCACTCCAGGGCattttctctgtgccaggcctctTGCCAGCTGCTGAAGATATAGTGAAGAGAATTACAGGCTGGTGGAATTAGAATGAAAGGAATGTCATTATCAAGGAGGCGCACACAGATGCCACAAGGGAAAATGGCTAATTGATGAGCAATTATTCTAAGTGCAGTAGCTGTTTAtttagcaaatgtttgttaagGACATTCTGAATTCAGAGTTGGGAATAGGAAGATGGTGATATAAATTATTTAGAGAGTGGCTTTCAGGCTTTTTGATTGTGACGTACAGTAACAAAGTTTTACATCTTGACCAAGGATATGTATAAACACACAAAGCTTCAGAAAACAGTACTTATCTTTACTATTCATGatgtgctctgatttttttgttgttgttgttgttcttttcacttaaaaaaattattgctggggcctgcccagtggcacagcagttaagtgcgcatgttctgcttctctgcggcccggggtttgccggttcggatcctgggtatggacatggcactgcttggcacgccatgctgtggtagacatcccacatataaagtagaggaagatgggcacggatgttagctcagccaggcttcctcagcaaaaaagaggaggactggcagtagttagctcagggctaatctccctccaaaaaaacccaaaaaacataTTGCTGGTTGAGACCCTCTAAATTGAGTTCTTAACCTATTAACAGGTCCTGACTtgcagtttgaaaaaaaaaatgctgatttAGAGTGAGAGTCATTTGTAGTGTTTTTTGGGTTAAGATGATAAAATATACCCTTACATTTTTTGGAAAAGGGTTGGTCTTCCTTTCctcactgttttattttgttttgtgtgtttaaaataaaaggagtaggggctggcccagtggcatagtggttaagtttgcgtgctccccttcagtggcccaggctctgGGGGTTCGGATCcatggtgcagacctacacacagctcatcaggccatgctgtggcagtgtctcacatacaaaatagaggaagattggcacagatgttagctcagcgacagtcttcctcaagcaaaaagaggaagattggcaacagatgttagcccagggccaatctccctcaccaaaaaaataataataataaaataaaaagagtaaaaaagaattaaagaggcAGTTGGTCTTCTGTGTGTGAAATTTGGGGTCTTGTTTCTATGTCTGGTTAGACTGGAAGTGCCTGGAGGGCAGTGGCTGTCTTACTCTGTGGATGTTTCTTTTAGTGCCCGGCAAAGGATCCTGGCATATTGCATGCACTCAGTGATTATCTGTTGAATTGAATAGGTAAGTGTCTTGGGACTAGAAGATTGGataattgttttgtttaaattagtTCATGTTGGAACCATTCTTATAAATACATTGAGGCATTGTCTGCCTGCCTACAGAAGTTTTATCAGTGTGTCCTCATGGGTAGTCCAGGAGTAGATAAAATAAGTGTTCTAAGCTCTTCAAAATACTGATCCTAGGCCAGCCACGCCACCTGAATCCATTCTGGGTGAGTGGTCCAGAGCTGCCACTGACTGTGGTCCCCTTTGGGAAGTTGTTCCACTTCCTGGACTTTAGGTTTTTTATAAATAATAGGATAAAGAGGGGGTTGTGGTTGAATAGGTCTCCACTGCCCAAAGCTTTTGTGACTTTTAGATGCTGAGCACCCACTTTCTACCTTgtgttcatttctgggcttttccTCAGGCTTGTGGGAAACTGGGTGTGTGCTTGATTGTATCCTCTTTCTCAACTCTTCTGGGAGTCTCCAGCAATAGGTTTTAGGCAGAGTTATAATTTAAGACAGTTTAGGCAGAGTTATAGTTTAGATGGGTCATCCAGGCTTTCTCCACCTTCCTGCTCTGTTGTGAGAGAGAGATCTGAGAGTAGATCCTGAGTGGacagtggaaagaacactggcCTGGAGGACAGGGTACCCAGGTTCTAATTTGGGtccttgtgtgaccttgagtatgTCACTTCTTTAACTGATGTCTTTTTAGCTGTGAAGTGAGTGTTCTTGCTCATTAAACCAAAGGACAAAAATCCTCTTCTCGGGGctagctccgtggccgagtggttaagttcgcgcgctccgctgcagcggcccagggttcggatcctgggcgtggacatggcaccactcgtcaggccacgttgaggcggcgtcccacatcccacaactagagggacgtgcaactaagatatacaactgtgtacagggcgggggttggggagataaagcagaaaaaaaaaaaaaaaaaagattggcaacagttgttagcccaggtgccaatctttgaaaaaacaaaaaaaatcctcttctctttgagtctcattttctttatcgGTGAAATGGATGCAGGGTTGTGGTGCGGATTGAGGGAGATAATTATGTCAGGAGTCTAATTCCATATCTGGCACATAGAGAATGCTCAGCCAATGAAGCATTCTTTCCCAAGTTCTGATTAActctgatttatttctttttcagctgTTCTGGAACACAAGAAGAATTCTCCAAAAGGTCACCCACGACTGGTCCCATGGCTGCCATGCAGATGGATCCTGAGCTTGCCAAACGCCTTTTCTTTGAAGGGGCCACTGTGGTCATCCTGAATATGCCCAAGGGGACAGAGTTTGGCATTGACTACAACTCCTGGGAGGTGGGGCCAAAGTTCCGGGGTGTGAAGATGATCCCACCAGGCATCCACTTCCTCCACTACAGCTCTGTGGACAAGGCCAATCCCAGGGAGGTGGGCCCTCGTATGGGTTTCTTCCTTAGCCTGCAACAGCGGGGGCTGATGGTCCTGCGCTGGAACGCAATCCGGGAAGAGGTAGACCTATCCCCAGCCCCAGAGGCTGAGGTGGAGGCCATGAGGGCCAACCTCCAGGAGCTGGACCAGTTCCTGGGACCGTACCCATATGGCACGCTCAAGAAGTGGATTTCACTCTCCAACTTCATCAGTGAGGCCACAATGGAGAAACTGCAGCCTGAGAGCCGGCATATCTGTGCCTTCTCAGAGGTGCTGCCTGTGCTCTCCATGAAGCACACCAAGGACCGAGTGGGGCAGAATCTACCCCGCTGTGGCACTGAGTGCAAAAGCTACCAGGAGGGCCTGGCCCGGCTACCTGAGATGAAGCCCAGAGCTGGAACAGAGATCCGCTTCTCAGAGCTGCCCACGCAGATGTTCCCGGCAGGTGCCACGCCAGCAGAGATAACCAGGCACAGCATGGATCTGAGCTATGCCCTAGAGACTATGCTCAGCAAGCAGTTCCCCAGCAGCCCCCAGGATGTGCTCGGTGAGGAGGAACAGGGCTCTTTGGAAGTGGGCCAAGGGAGGGGTATATAGTAGGGGGGCTTTAGAATATGGGGTACATCTTGGGTTATCTGGTCCAGTGGTTCCTAAACCTGGCTAGGAGGCAGTCTTGCCCAGTACACTTGTTAAAGAAACAGGTGCCCAGACCTTTCCCCTGGAGATTGATTCAagagatctggggtggggccccagCAGTTTACCTgtgtatctgtctatctatctaataAACATCACCCTAGATGAACCTAATACAGACAATCCTGTGTTTGAGAACCGCTGATGTGACCTAACCTCCTGTTTTACCAATTGAGGTCCATAGAGGGAAAGGTTTGGCCGACTGAATGGTTGAAGTGAGACCAGAGCCCAGGGCTCCTGGTTCCCAGGACTCCTACTGCCTTCTCAGTTTGCTCCTGACTCTCTCAAGGTCTTGGCCTCTCTACTGGCTTAGAGCAGGacagtgggtttttttaaattgttaaaagtttttatcattgtttttc from Equus asinus isolate D_3611 breed Donkey chromosome 15, EquAss-T2T_v2, whole genome shotgun sequence includes these protein-coding regions:
- the AAR2 gene encoding protein AAR2 homolog, which codes for MAAMQMDPELAKRLFFEGATVVILNMPKGTEFGIDYNSWEVGPKFRGVKMIPPGIHFLHYSSVDKANPREVGPRMGFFLSLQQRGLMVLRWNAIREEVDLSPAPEAEVEAMRANLQELDQFLGPYPYGTLKKWISLSNFISEATMEKLQPESRHICAFSEVLPVLSMKHTKDRVGQNLPRCGTECKSYQEGLARLPEMKPRAGTEIRFSELPTQMFPAGATPAEITRHSMDLSYALETMLSKQFPSSPQDVLGELQFAFICFLLGNVYEAFEHWKRLLNLLCRSEEAMVKHHTLYINLISILYHQLGEIPADFFVDIVSQNNFLTSTLQVFFSSACSVAVDATLRQKAEKFQAHLTKKFRWDFEAEPEDCAPVVVELPEGSETG